A stretch of the Desulfobacter sp. genome encodes the following:
- a CDS encoding cytochrome c3 family protein — protein MNRENKMKLQSLIIVFILLTLGAWGAMASDNGEESRMDVSAFENPQRPAALFDHDTHNENAELEDCAICHHVWENGQVVEDESSEDSPCSECHGLVPGPENAMSLSNAFHTQCRTCHIDTGKGPLLCGQCHKKQ, from the coding sequence ATAAACAGGGAGAATAAGATGAAACTTCAGAGTCTGATAATTGTTTTTATCCTGCTCACCCTGGGTGCTTGGGGGGCAATGGCAAGTGATAACGGGGAAGAAAGCCGTATGGATGTCTCGGCTTTTGAAAATCCCCAACGGCCAGCGGCCCTGTTTGATCATGACACCCATAATGAAAACGCGGAACTGGAAGACTGTGCCATATGTCATCATGTCTGGGAAAACGGGCAGGTGGTGGAAGATGAGTCCAGCGAGGACAGCCCTTGTTCAGAATGCCATGGGTTGGTGCCCGGGCCTGAAAATGCCATGTCTCTTTCCAATGCATTTCATACCCAGTGCCGAACCTGTCATATTGATACGGGAAAAGGCCCTCTCCTTTGCGGCCAGTGTCACAAGAAACAATAA
- a CDS encoding response regulator: MSQKKIMIVDDDPSITRYLDALFQDNGYTTCVADDGKVAMDLYQAQNPDLITLDLEMPEEWGPRFFRKLSKIKGFSTPVIVISGLSGRKYSIPKAQGFFAKPFDKDELLKKVGQILAE, translated from the coding sequence ATGAGCCAGAAGAAAATAATGATCGTGGATGATGATCCGTCCATCACCCGGTACCTGGATGCCTTGTTCCAGGACAATGGATACACGACCTGTGTTGCAGATGACGGCAAAGTTGCCATGGATCTGTACCAGGCTCAAAATCCTGATTTGATCACCCTGGACCTGGAGATGCCTGAAGAATGGGGACCCCGGTTTTTCAGGAAGCTGTCCAAGATTAAAGGGTTTTCCACCCCTGTGATTGTGATTTCAGGGTTGTCCGGCCGTAAATATTCCATTCCCAAAGCCCAGGGTTTTTTTGCCAAACCCTTTGACAAGGACGAGTTGCTCAAAAAGGTTGGGCAGATTTTAGCAGAGTAA
- a CDS encoding transporter substrate-binding domain-containing protein: MKKCWINPLFCFNKGMNAFCISILIIFLSTNLWAEEIVVAIADWPPYEYFDDQGQANGVNVLTVKGSANLIGLKVKFKSYPWTRCLEYVKEGSVDSILSLYRTVDREKFLYFVSEYLGTDHNVLFTHHERAYAFNGDLKSLAGETIIVARNNFYGNDFENANFIKKYEANNTSQIIEMIVHGRHPLGISSRLPLIHVAKKMKLSEKIKILLPPVSSDPYIWVSQKPKVKSIKILQTKWPVL; encoded by the coding sequence TTGAAAAAGTGTTGGATTAACCCATTATTTTGCTTTAATAAAGGAATGAATGCATTTTGCATTTCTATATTGATTATTTTTTTGTCTACTAATCTTTGGGCTGAAGAAATTGTTGTTGCTATCGCAGATTGGCCGCCATATGAATATTTTGATGACCAGGGCCAGGCAAATGGTGTAAATGTGCTAACGGTTAAAGGTTCTGCAAATCTAATTGGATTAAAAGTTAAATTCAAATCATATCCCTGGACCCGTTGTTTGGAATATGTAAAAGAAGGTTCTGTTGATTCGATATTGTCTCTTTATCGAACTGTCGATCGAGAAAAGTTCCTCTATTTTGTAAGTGAATATTTAGGAACGGATCATAATGTCTTGTTTACTCACCATGAACGTGCATATGCTTTTAATGGCGATTTAAAATCGCTTGCTGGTGAAACCATTATTGTTGCCCGAAATAATTTTTATGGAAATGATTTTGAAAACGCAAATTTTATAAAAAAATATGAAGCCAACAACACGTCTCAGATTATTGAAATGATAGTACATGGCCGACATCCATTGGGTATAAGTAGCCGACTTCCACTTATTCATGTGGCAAAAAAAATGAAGCTGAGTGAAAAGATAAAAATTTTATTACCGCCTGTTAGCTCTGACCCCTATATCTGGGTTTCACAAAAGCCAAAGGTAAAAAGTATAAAGATATTGCAGACCAAATGGCCCGTGCTATAA